From Solanum lycopersicum chromosome 4, SLM_r2.1:
ACTTAGACAATTTTCttgggctgaaatttttgggaattTCTGATCCCAATGATGGTTGTGTAGAACAGACCGTGGATCAGGCTATGGTCCGTTGACGCTACCATTGGTTGCACctggagatttttttttttgcaaagatggtttttggtttattttttctacggggtgttacataaGTCTTCACTGGTTATTGGGACAATGAGAAAATGGTGTTCCAATTCATAATTGTAGAAATCATCCCGATAATCGAGGAACTTCGAGATTGCATTGACACAATGGGTACAGGGCTAGAAAGAAGAGTGAGAAAACAAGAAGATATATTAATCCCTAACAAACCTATTGTCGAGAATAAAACAAACTAGTTCAGGCTAAGAAGAGATAACAATTACTAGTGCAAAGAATCTAGCATATAGTTCAGGGATCTCTACGTCAGATTCGAACGCGCGATATTTTATGCAAACTACAACAAATAGTTCAGGTTCAGCTACATAGAATGGAACGAGATCCGACCTTTGGTATTTGTCTTCGCATTATTAGGAACAATGGTCTTTCCACACGGCTTGAGCTTGAGTATTAACAATCTAAGTGATAATGTTTGCACACACTTTGTTTAACGTGTTTGAGAATCAATGACAAGTAAAGTATTATTCCCTTGCTCCGGTTATACTATCAGATATGTATCGGGCCTTAGGGAAATGCAAAGAAGGACATCGCTACTTCCATGGATGCAACCTGCTCCTTCAATGGTGGATTTTAAGTCATCTAGCAAAAGGTCATGGGACTTAGGAATCGCATACTCTGGATAATAAGAACACTTTCAAAGAATTTAACCATATGTTATTTTGGAAAATATGGAGAATCGAAGGACCAAAGAAAGATAGGCTCAGATTTTTTCCGAGTTAAGAGAGGAAGATCTTCAATGGATGctcgatcacttcatttcaAGGGAGTTTATCCTGGGGGGCGCAGACAACTCGTACTTCTACTACCAAGTATTTGGGGAATCCATCCTTACGCACCCTTCTGAGTCCTACGATAGTTTGGGAGAAGGCAAACCACACCTCGAGAGGCGTACAATGGCACCTATGTGTATGACATTGGGGATGACATAGTGGATGACGCTTTAGAAATACTGAGGGAATGGAAAGGGGCTAAACGGATGAAGAAAGACACCATTGCCGCAGATCGATTTGACGCTGGTTATGACAAAACCTATAAAGTTTGGctgaaaaagaacataaaaagtATCTCCTCTCAAGTCCTTAACAGTTGTCGCGGTGTGGAAAACAAAGAGGCCAAAGTTGTGATCTAGTTATAAGAGGTAAAGTAGGAAGCCCGAGAAATGTATGCCAAGTTTATTGAAAATCAAGATGCTCTTGAGAAGAAAACTCAGGAGTTGATGAATTTGACTCATGGGTCAAAGAGAAGATAGAGGGATGCAATACAACGATTCAGAAGAGAAAGAACGCCTGAGTGAGGGTTGCCTGATAAAAATACGATGCATGTTTAGTAGTACAACACTCAGGAAAGCAGCGGAGGAGCAGGGCCATCAGAGACAGCACAGTGGACTTCGCCCATTAGTggatttttctatatatatttctGTCATTTCCGTATATTTTCCCATTTATTTCCCCTTGTGAACTTAACTATTCATTTGTGAAAATTGTTTGGGGGGAGGGGTAATTAGTTGGTTTAATTCCACGGTACATCGTTCAAATgtgctaggcctacccttggcattAAAGGGTCCCCTGTATGTTTAAGACGCGACATATGTGTTTTTAACTGTTTATGTGAAATGTTTCTTTGAATGAGGACATTGCAAACCCACTCCCTAACAGAAACTTCCAGAAATATACAAGTCACTACTACAAAGTCAGACAAAATCTTCCAAGTCTTGAGTTTCCCAAATGAAACAAAAATCTTATCTCCAGATCTTAAAACACTATTTTACCATCTTAGGAAAGGTGAGATCAAAGCTATGGACAAAGGAAATGGTTTCCAGACTGAGCCAACCGAAGAAGAGATGATCGACATACGGAAGCAGTGCGGAAAGAGACTATTTGATCTAGTGTTCCCTTATGAGAATCCCAAATAGGAGAACATTGAAAAAGTTATGAGGAAGCGGTCGCCCGCAAACCTTCTCTCGAAGGATGTCTGACGGAAGCGGACCAAAAAATCACTCTCAAAGCATATCCACAAGAACGTCAAACAAAGATAGAATCCATCTCGTGCCCCCTCATTTTCGAGCATTATTGGGCCAGGCATATGTTGAGGCCCATCGAAAGAGCATCTTCCCAAGTGGGATAAGGGATCTCCGAAAGACTTGTGAATGTCATCCCAACCAGAAAGGACACACAATAGAGGAGTGCATAGAGTTTAAGAGTGCAGTCCGTCATTTGCTCGATATGGATAGTACTCCGAACAGTTGGGTTGACGGCGTCATCATTGTATGTGATGAACCACGGCTTGACATAACAGTCACTGAGGGGACAATATTCTATTGTTGCTCATTCACGCCTTTCAAGGAAACAATTTTGGAGGTCTATTCAGAGTTGGTTCAAAATGGAGTTTTTACCCCTTTCTACAAGGACGTGGACTTGTTGTATTCCATTttgtttgaagttcaaaaatgTTTCCCCTATCACAATGCCATAAACCACAACATTTAAAATTGTCTAGCCTTCTGCCATGACGTGGAATATCTTATCAACATAAGAAAGACTCAAGTCGATTTTGTTCCCCGTTGCTGATtctacaagaagaagaagaacggCTGAGATGGGGCCACCGTATATCTTTTAAAAGCTTTGTtgttaatgaatgaatgaatgaaaacaaGTATTTCCTTTATTCAAAATACGTAGGACCTaaattctccttgtgagatatATAGGCAACCTTTCAAGGCCCGGCccctatttttgaaaatttcattctCCCCCCTTTATGCTACAAGAAAACATGAGGCTCAAATCAACAGACGTTAAAGAGATGATGCAAGAAGACCTTTGCTTAACGTGATCTAACCTTTCTGAGATATTGTCAAACTAAAACGAACAAACTCCTACTTATTCTAAACATAATTTCCTTTTGTTCGTGGGTTAAGACGTCCTTAAACAAAGAAACTTTGTGTGTTTATCTTCTCTCTATGTGATATCCTGCATTCTATATTCCGAACTTAAACCGACAAATCTGgctttgagttgttttcctcCTTGGAAACTTTCAAACtagtttgtattcattaaaCTGGATGATCATCTATACTTCACTAGATCCAAAGGTCCTACAGATTCGTCCCCTGACCGAAATTCAGACAAGGGAAAAGTGGTGATGGGAGACAATAACGAAGTGATCAGTATTAGTGATGTTGTGGTGGCTTAACCCATCATAACGGATCAGAATGAAATGATTATTTAGCTAATGCAACAGATCATTGAGATAAGGATGGAGATGCAAAAGAGACAGGATCAGGCTCCACCAGGTTTTACTGCTAACGTTGCTGATGGGAGACATCCTCTCTACTTCCCCTCACAAACATGGATTCGGCTCAAAATTTGTTGTCTCCTCCTGCTCAAAATCCCTCCGTCATCGATTTGACTACCTAAAATCCTTAGTATGACTCAGCATCTTACCAGACTTCACCACCTTCTCAAAATAACCATTCCCAAATGCCACCTCATACTCAAAATACCCACCATCAAACCGCTTCACCACTGCAAAACCAGAATCAAAACCAAGACCAAAATGTATTCCACCACCAAAACCAAAATACTGATCCCCTAACCTATCCGCAAAACTACCAAACTACCCAGAATGCTCAAAGTCCTTCTGTAAACTCACCCCTACCTAAAAGAATAACCTTCCAGATTACCATCCCAACTGAGCACGTTGTGCACGGCTCTAAGCTAGATCATTACGAAGAGCAGTTAAAAGAGAGAGGAGGGCAAAGGAAGAGGCAAGGGTGGATATAAAATAAGAGATCGGGAAAGCAATGAAGGAATTCCAATGCATCCCCGATGTTTTTGGTCTGAACTATGAGGATTTGTACATTTATCTAAATCTGGACCTCCCAGAAAGGTTCAAGattctaaaatttgatatttccAAGGGAGTAAGGAATCCTATGACCTATCTGAGAGCCTACTACGACCAGCTTGTCGGGGTTGGTAGATATGAAGCTTTGCTGATGTGACTCTTTAGCCAAATTCTATATGGGCAGACTCTCGAATGGTTCACTTCCCATGAAACCAGACGATGGCCCAGTTGGAATTCTCTGGCCAAGGAGTTTATCGATCTATTTTCTTATAATGTGGAAATTGTTTCCATCGCTAATCCCTAGAAAAGATGAAGTAAAAGTCCATTGAAAGCTACAAAGAGTTTTCATACAGGTAGAGAAAAGAAGCGGCTAGAGTAAGGCCTCCTATGTCCGAGAAAGACGTAGTTGAAGTATTTGTACGGGTTCAAGACCCCGAATACTACGACAGAATAATATTGCTCGTTGGAGCAAAATTTGCTGAAATATTTAAGGTTTGTGAGACTATCAAAGATGGGTTGAAAACccagaagaaaagagaagacaTTTCTACGGTCTCTTACGAGGGGAGGAAGAATACTAGAAGATCATCATCCTACCAAGGTCGCCCTCGACATTTTGAGAATTCTTACCATGCTTGCTACGCGCAAGCTAGTTATCCAAAAACTCCTCCTCCTGTCTACCACAATACTACCTCCACATACCCAAAGCCCCCctccaaattacaaaaattgatCTCCCGTTTACAAAGATTCTTCTCCACTTTACCAAATTCCATCCCCTATTTACCAAAATGATGTTTCTTTACATCAATGTGCAGTCAAACTACAGAGCACCCCCACCAGTATATCAAGTCCAAGATCTTGTATACCAAAATGCCCCCAAAAATTACCAAGCTCAATCACCAAATTACCAAACAAATCCATATCCAAGAAGCCAATCTACCCATCCAAATACCCAAAATTATCAACAAATGTATCCTCCCCAACAAGGTAGCAATGACCTCCCTCGACCAAAATTCGAGAAGAAACCCCCAGAAACTTTACCGTGCTTGCTGAAAGCCGAACAAAGTTGTACGAGAGACTGACTGCGGCTGGATATATTCACCTGGTGGAGCCCAAGCCAGTGGATACTAGTTCCAAATTCTACAAATTCAATCAAAGGTGTGTATATCACTCCAACAGCGTTGGGCACGATACTGAGGACTACATCAACCTCAAACAGAAGATTCAAGATCTAATAGACCAAGAAGTGGTTTCTCTTCAAACAGTCGCACCCAATGTCAACACCAATCCTTTGTCAAATCATGGAGGCATCAATATGATAGAGACGAATGATGACTAGTGCGTGACAAAAGTGATAACTGTGATTTCTTAAGATGAGTTAGAAAGGGTTATGGCCTCGCTGAGCgttaaagagaaaaaaggagTTTGTGATCCTGAAACCCGTAATGGGTGTTGCTTTGGTGTCATTCGAAGCTCCTGATAGGCCAAAGTTGTGATTGAAATCACTGTCTCTCAGGGTATAACCCGATATGGGAGGTTTTATACTCCTAAAGAGTTGACTTTTGGAGGACATAAGAAGGATCAAGCGAAAAGGTCGATAAGTGAGGGCGAAGCGGAGGAATTCTAGAGAAAGATGCCATCAAAGGATTATTCGATCGTTAAACATCTAAAGAAAACCCCAGCCCAGATTCCTGTATGGGCCCTATTGATGAGATCCCAATTTTATAGACAGGACTCGAGGAAGTATATTGATGATACGTATGTGCCCATGGGCACAAGCAGCGATCATGCGGCAGCTATGATCAACCAAGTTATCCGAGGACATTGGGTTAGCTTTTGTGATGAAAAGTTGCCCTTTAAAGGAAGGTCGCACAATAAGGCATTGCCTGTCACTGTCATATATAGTGAAAGAGTCATAAAACGTGTCCAGGTGGATGATGGGTCCGGTCTCGACATTTACCCACTGTCGACTCTAAGGCAGTTAAGGTTTGACTTGGGAAAGCTGGAACAAAACCAAGACAATGTAAGAGCCTTTGACGGAGTACAAAAAGACACGTTAGGAGCGGTGAATCTAGTCATCCAAATGGGTCCAACAGAGTTCAGTGCGTTGTTTCAGGTCTTGGACATTGACACCAGCTATAATCTTCTTTTTAAAAGGCCTTTCATCCACATGGCTAGATTTGTGCCTTCCAGAGCTGGTTATTCACAGCGAAGGAATTCACTCCGGCACGCATACACCATTATTGATGAAGTTTTGTGAGGTACCGATTTATACATGGTGGAGCTGGTAGATGCCACTTTTGAGGATTCGGCCCCACGACCTCGTATGCCTATCGGGTACAAGATGATCGCCATGGTGATGCTATAGAATGGGTTCGAACCAAGTTTCGGATTTGGAAGGAATCCCCAAGAAATTATTGAGCCTATTCTAGTCCCCGTAAAAGGAGCGAGATATGGTTTGGGTACATCCACACGGATGATGagaggaagatgaagaataTCAGTGATCAAGTATTGGTTAAGATGATCTCAAATCTGTATCAATCATTTCAAGTCCGGGAGTGCGCCGATCATGATGGCCtaggggaaggaatctgtgatCTTTTTTAAGAGATCGATGCTTTCATATAAGAAGAGGTCGAGCTAGCTGGCATCTGGGATGCTCAACCTGGAGAACAGCTGCAGAATTGGAATTCCACGCTAATCTTGATTCCCCAATCATCTTGGTAGAAGGACattgtttatgcatattttgaaaattggtGGCGGTCCGGAAGAGGCCTGAGACCcaccattttgcattttttttaatcgcttgaattttaaaattcccTGTGATGTTTAAAAAGGAAACATGGCCCTTTGTCATGGCCAAAGTTTGCATTGTTTTTCCAATTTGAATGAAAGCctcttttattaaaaacttttttatttacttatctGCTATATATTACTTTCCTAACTTTGTCTATTTATGGTTTcagtaatattaattttaaacctGTCAATGTCATTGTCATGTCACGAgctaaatgaacaaaatgaggcaGGTGATGACGAGGCTGAAGAATACGAATAGGAAAATAAGGTGCCGGAATATGTTGCTGAGGTGGAATATGTTGCTGAGGAATTTCAACAGTTTGAAAATTAGCATAAGCCGAATTTGGAAAAAACTGAAACTACGAGACCAAAAGTGTGTTCCAGAAGTCAAAATCAGTGTTCATTTGAATGAAGCTCAAAGAAAGGATCTAATTCATTTGCTAACTGAATACGTTGATGTGTTCATCTGGGAGGTCAGCGATATACTAGGGCTGAATACCAATGTGATGTCTCACAAGTTGCCGATCAATCCGGGGTTCAGTCCAGTTAAGCAGAAGGCTCAGAAATTCAAGCTTGAGTTAAGTTTAAAGATTAAAGAAGATATGACCAAACAGATTGAGTCTCAATTAGTGGAAGTGATGCAATATCCTACTTGGTTGGCAAATGTTGTTTCGGTTGCCAGAAAGGATGGGAAGATCAGAATTTGTGTCGATTATAGAGATCTCAACAAAGCCAATCAAAAGGATAATTTTTTGTTGCCAAACATTGACATTCTGATTGATAACTATGATAAACACGAAATGTAGTCATTTGTGGATTCTTACCCAGGTTATCACCAGATTATGATGGATGAGAAAGATTCAGAAAAGAAAGTTTTTATTATGCCTTGGGGCGTATATCATTACAGGgtgatgtcatttggtctcaaaAATGTTGGCGCTACTTATATGAGGGCTATGATGACCATGTTTCATGACATTATTCATAAGGAGATTGAGGTGTATGTAGATAATGTCATAATCAAGTCTTGTGAGAGTTTGGACCACTAAACGCATTTAAAGAAATTCTTTGAGCGTCTACATCGATAAAACATGAAGTTAAATCCCACTCAATGTGATTTTGGGGTGTCATCCGGCAAGTTGTTGGGATATATAGTTagcagaagaggtattgagctcgacccttcCAAGATTAAGGCAATTCAAGAGCTACCTCCTCTGAAGACTTAGAAGaaggtgatgagtttcttaggacGGTTGAACTACATCAGTCGATTCATAGGTCAATCAATTGTGGTGTGTGAACCCATCTTCAAGCTATTGAAAAAAGACGCTCTGACAAAGTGAACTAAAGAGTGTCAAATTGCTTTTAATGCTATCAAGAACTATTTCTCCAATCCACAGAtattggttcctccgcgagaagggagtccATTGTTGCTGTATTTTTCCATCTCGGATAATGCATTTGGGTGAGTGGTTGGGCAATATGACGAGACAGGGAAAAAGGAGCGAGCAATTTATTACATAAGTAAGAAGTTCACTCCATACGAGTCTTGTTATACTCTTTTGGAAAGACCGTCTTGTGTTTTGACGTGGATAGCCCATAAATTGAAacattatttgtcttcttataCAACATACCTTATTTCCCAGATGGACCCATTGAAGTACATTTTCCAGAAAGTGATGCTGACCTGAAAGTTAGCTAAGTGGAAAATGATTTTGagtgtattttatattttgtatgtgACCCAAAAGGTGATAAAAGCGCATGCCTTAGCTGATCATCTTGCAAAAAATCCtgttgatgaagagtatgaaaCGCTCAAGACTTActttcacgatgaagaagtatagtttgtgggtgaagatatttctaaaatatatcCTGGATGGAGATTATTCATTGATGAAGCGGCAAATCACCAAGGAAAAGGTATTGGACCGGTCTTAGTGTCAGAGTCCGGTCAGCACTATCCCATGGCAGCTAAACTCCAGTTTAATTGCACGAACAACATGGCTGAATATGAAACTTGTATCCTCGATCTGAAAATGGCCATTGACATGAATGTCCATGAGTTGTTGGTTATTAGAGACTAAGACTTATTAATTCATTAGGTTAAAAAAGAATGGACCGTGAAGAACCCAAAGATTACGCTATACGTTCAGTACATACAAAAGTTGTGCAAAAGATTCTGTAAGATTGAGTACTCCCAGAATGAAGAATGAGTTGGTTGATGCTCTTGACATGATCTCCCCAATGATTAAACATCCAGAAACTTATTATATTGATCCTTTGGATATAGAGCTGAAAGAACATCTGATCCATTGTTCACATGTTGAAGCAGAACTAGACGGTTTGCCATGGTATTTTGATGTGAAGAAGTATTTGGAGTCTGGGATTTATCCTGAAGATGTCACATCCATCCAGAAGAAGTCGATACGCCGTATAGCCCTCAACTTCTTTCTAATCGGACAAATCCTTTACATGAGGACTCCAGATTTAGGTCTTCTCAGATGTATCGATGTTGTTGAAGATGCAAAGCTTATTGAACAAATACATGCTAGCCGGTTATTTTTGGATGACCATGGAGCATGATTGTTACAAGTTTGTGCAGAAATGTCATAAATGTCAAGTTCACGGTGATTTGATCCGAGTGCCGCCTCACGAACTCAATGCTATGAGTTTGCCTTGGCCCTTTGTAGCTTGGGGCATAAATGTCATTGGTCCAATAGATCCATCCACCtctaatggacacagatttattttggtttctattgattatttcaccaagtgggtggaagcagcttCGTACAAGTTAGTGAccaaaaaagtttttttagttgattttgttcgcaacaatctgatatgcagGTTCGGAGTaccagaatccatcattacgtataatggtgcaaatctcaacagtcactTGATGAGAGATATATGTGAGCAGTTTGAGATTACTCATCGAAACTCAACCGCGTATCGTCCTTAAATGAATGGAGTTGTAGAGGACGCcaataagaacatcaagaagattttAAGGAAAAGGATTGACAATCACCGAGGTTGGCATGAGATGTTACCATATGACTTGTTGGGTTATCGAACGACTATCAGAACATCGATTAGAGCTACTCCATATTTCTTAGTATATAGAACAGAAGCAGTCATACTTGCTGAAGTTAAGATACCGTTTTTGAGAAGCATACAAGAAGCTGAATTGAGTAATTATGAATGGGTCAGCAAGTAGACTGACAAATTGACACTGATTGACGAGAAGAGAAGGGTTGCCGTTTTTCATGGCCAACTATATCGATAGAGAATGATTCGAGCTTTccacaaaagagtaagagccagaattttttgaaattggtcAATTGGTCCTTAAACACATTTTTCCTCATTAGGATGATTATAAAGAATAATTTGCACCGAATTTGCAAGGGCCTTACATAGTTCGTAAAGTATTATCTAGAGGTGCTTTGGTCCTTTCGGAGATAGATGACACTGCATGGCCGAAACCGATCCACTCAAATGCTGTCAAAAGATACTAAGTGTGAAGCTTAGTTTGTTATTCGGTCGTTTCCTTGTATGCATTTTTTTATTGCTTGTAAtttctttgtttaaatttttattcctCTTGTAATGAACTACTTCTGACCTAAATTCTCAAGAATTAGATACATAGGCGGTCGATGTCGGCCTCGatcaatttatttgtaaatttcttattattgttatccttgaggggaactacgtttgacctgattcttgtCTCGACGAGATAGGTAAGCGCCACAAGGGTTCGGTCATATTCCGCATTagatttctattcctctttacaATAGAAACTAGGATAGAATTTTtaagagggactcaaaaattctcgagaaaatatttttcctcaACAAGTCAAGACTGAAGTTATTTTGAGAATTTGAAACtgggaaattttttttgagaggatctcaaaaattttgtGATTTGCCCACCTACAGTTAAAGATAAGTCAAGACAGTTAACtaggacagaaattttgaggatggacTCAAAATTTCAACATGGATTTATTGACAGTCTAAGGTGACTTTGAATACCTCCAGCGAATGATCAGATAGCCCACAAAGCATCAGATCCAAAGAAGTTTCTAAGCTTTACGTGACATGACACTTGGTAGTAAACTTTTTCAAAATACTACTTTTCGAAAATtaattttcctttaaattttctcttatgtttcatttgttttgacataaaatattttatttcatctatcaagagtcgggagATCATAAAGTCAACCGGAGATAGCAGGACACGGAACAGACAATTAAAAAAGTTGACACATATCAGTTTgttttaaaactaataatttttctGTGAATGCAGTTTTATAAAGTCTACTATGAAGTAATCAAATTCCTCCAAATCAATATGGAGAAGTCAAGGGGAAGAAGAGCTCCccaaaattaatagtttttctttggatgcaggaattattttatattgattatatcACAGACTCGGTAACATGAACAACATTGTTCACCAAATCCCAAACAGCAAGAAGTCTACAGCAAAGTTACAATTATGTTCAGAGAAGAATCAAGTGAAAACCTCAAGAAAGAGCGTCTACGGTTTCCGTCAAGTTCGTCATCTGCATCATATTATCAGACATGACATTACTACCACCTGGAGGGTTCATTTAATTTCTATTGTCAATTGAGACGAAACACGACCTGAAGGGTTATTTTACCGTTATTGTCAATAAAGACGATATGATTATCCAGAAGGCACTCGGGAAGATGACTATGTTGCTCGATTGAAGCACTATCTTCATTTGGTACGAAGGGTGGCATCAAGAGAAAATATTCATACAtcacgagttaatattcatgcatcacgggAAGATATCCATGTACTGCAAGAAACCACGTATCAcaggaagatattcatgccctgcAAGAAACCACccatcgcgggaagatattcatgccccgcaagaaACCACGTATcacgggaagatattcatgcccagCAAGAAACCACGCATCTCGGGAATATATTCATTCCCTACAAGAAATCACACATCGCGAGAAGTTATTTATGCCTCACAGAAAATCATGTATCGCGAGTTGACATTTACGCatcgagttaatattcatgcatcgcggagaTTCATACATCGCCAGTTGATATCCATGCATTGTGGAGAATCGTGCATCGCGGGATTTCATGCATCGAGAAGATATTAAGGCATAGCGAGTAAATGTGCATGCATCACGGGAAAATATTCATGCCTCGCGGAAAATCGTTCCTCACAGcaagatattcatgcctcgcGGAAAATATTATGCACCacaagaagatattcatgcatcacaaaaatcatgcatcgcgagttaatattgATGCATCGCAGAAAAATGCATCGCGAGTTGATACCCCTGCATCGCGGAAAATCGTGCATTGCAGGAATATATTCATACCTCACggaaaatatcatgcatcgCAAGAGGATATTCATGTCTCGCAGAAGAATTCACACATCGCAAGAGAAAGTCATGCATTACAGAAGAGAAATTATGCACAACGAGAGCAAGAAATCGTGTGTCTCAAGAAAAATGGTTATCCATCAACATCAATGgcatttcctttattttgataaagAGCAAACACCAAGAGAATTTTCAAAGATGACATCAAGAGGAATATCAACACTACAtcagtttttatttatttttcacgtcaaatgaagagtacattgaagattatataGCAAACATAGGACataatctttattttctttacttcaaattgaTCGAGTTGACGTCAAATTCTTAAGGAGAGCAATTAAGTGTTAACACGGTAAAAGACACTATCTCCCATTTAAATTGCAATTTTAATGCTGACAAGTTTTATCTCAATATTTGTCGAGAACATCCTAAAGGATGAAATCTTAAGAAAACTACAGGTGCAGACAatatcaaaaaggatgcagcacaacgtgaaactttttcttagcagtgAATTaggacatagtccaaagaggagtgtcaaactcttaggtaGCGAGCAGAGGAACGACTTCCATCAaaatcaaaccacacccctatcaGAAGGCATGTGGGTCTTTTTTTAGGTTTCTTGGTTTTAGTCTCGCATCCGGAACTTTTGTTTGTCGCtgga
This genomic window contains:
- the LOC104647059 gene encoding uncharacterized protein, with translation MKNELVDALDMISPMIKHPETYYIDPLDIELKEHLIHCSHVEAELDGLPWYFDVKKYLESGIYPEDVTSIQKKSIRRIALNFFLIGQILYMRTPDLGLLRCIDVVEDAKLIEQIHASRFGVPESIITYNGANLNSHLMRDICEQFEITHRNSTAYRP